Genomic window (Candidatus Neomarinimicrobiota bacterium):
TGATGATGGCACCACCGCCGGTTGGTCTTCGGTTAACAGGGATTTTATTTTGAGCGCAGTAATCCAAATTCAATTCATTTTCAATCGTCTGGAATCGCCCTACCAATGCGCATGGTTGGTATGTATAAAGTCGAAGTGTGGGTAGAGATGTGCCGGTGCCAACTCGCGTAGCGAGCACTTCATCCGCAGCCAATCCAGCGGATGCAGTTACACGGTTATTTTCAATATACCGCCAAGTGTTCACCCAGCCATGCCTTGGGTTTCAAATCGTTCTATTTCAGATTCCATCCATCCGGGTAGCGCATCACCAGAGACCATCGCACTTGATTCTTCTGCCCAATTAGCAGGTTCAATTTTAATCAACCACCCCTTTTCAAAAGGGTCTTCGTTTATCAACAACGGATTTTGCAATACAGCATCATTTTGTTCAACAACAATTCCTGAAATTGGGGCGAAAAGTTCACCTGTCATTTTTGCCGCTTCCATGGAACCCATGACTTTCCCCATTTCTATGGGCGTTCCTACAGCCGGTAGAGTTAAATAAGCCATTTCGCCCAGGGAATCCAAACCCAATTCATCCATGCCAATAGTTATGCGTCCATCTTCTTCTTGTTTAGACCAAAGATGGTTGCTGTTGTAAAAACGATCGGATTCAAAGTTAAATTGTTTCTTCATAATTTTCCTATTTTAGACGGGATAACAGGATTGACAAGATATTAATTTTAGCTTTTCTATTTTTAGTTTTTAATTTTTTAATTATCCTGTTCATCCTGTAATCCTGTCAATTTTTCTTCAGGTAAATCCATTGCTTCAAGAACAAAATCAATAATATCCTTCACCGCCATCGTATCTTCATTTCCCGATGTTTTTGCTGCATCCGCATACATGGTCATATCTTTTGGACAGGCCACAGTAAAATTATTTACACCAACTGCGACAGCTTCTTCAATCCGATTCTCACTGGGACGTTGGGTCATATCATCATGATCCGGCAACCATATTTGTCCACCACCGGCACCACAACAAAAGCTATTTTCTTTATTTCGCGGCATTTCTACCAAGTCGATTCCACATAGTTTCATCACATCGCGGGGATCATCATAGATACCATTGTATCGCCCTAAATAACAGGGATCGTGATAGGTCGCTTTAATATCCAATTTTTTCTTCAGCTCAATATCGCCATTTTTGATGAGTTCCAACAATAATGTGGAATAATGTTTCACGGGATAATTCCCACCCCTTTCTGGATATTCATTTTTCAATGAATTAAATGTATGGGGATCGGTGGTAAAAATTTCTTCAAATTCGCATTTTTCAATCGTTTCTATATTTTGTTCTGCCAGAACGTCAAATAGTCCTTCTTCACCAACACGTCGCACATCATTTCCTGCAGATTTTTCCTTTTTTCCCATGATACCAAAGTCCACACCGGCGGCCGTTAATACTTCTGCAACCTTCCGAGTGGTATCCTGACAATTCTGATTAAAACTGGCGAAATCACCGACATACCAAAGATATTTCACCGGTTCCTTTGTGGCATCTTTCAGTTTAAAATCTAATTTTTTAGACCATTTTGAACGACGGCGAGCTGACTCATTAAATGAATTTCCCTGTTCATCCAAACTGCGTAATACATCGGCCAATTCGTCGGGCATTTTTGCATCAAATACTTGATTTCTCCGCAGTTCCAGAATATCC
Coding sequences:
- a CDS encoding glycine cleavage system protein H produces the protein MKKQFNFESDRFYNSNHLWSKQEEDGRITIGMDELGLDSLGEMAYLTLPAVGTPIEMGKVMGSMEAAKMTGELFAPISGIVVEQNDAVLQNPLLINEDPFEKGWLIKIEPANWAEESSAMVSGDALPGWMESEIERFETQGMAG